Below is a genomic region from ANME-2 cluster archaeon.
AAAACTTATGTCAACAACCTCGAATACCTCGTAATCGGGCTTGAAGGTCATTTTTGTGCCTGTCAGTTCTGAAGTACCCCGTACCTCAACATCTTTCATGGACTTGCCGCGCTGGTACCTCTGGAAATAGATATTGCCATTGCGGTACACCTCGGCCTCCATCCACTCGGACAGGGCATTGACCACTGACACGCCCACACCATGCAGGCCGCCAGATACCTTGTACGACTCGGTATCAAACTTGCCCCCTGCGTGAAGCATTGTCATGACAACTTCAAGGGCTGATTTGTTGTATTTCTCATGTATATCCACAGGGATGCCCCTGCCGTCATCCTGTACGGTCACGGAATTATCCCTGTTAATGGTGACATCGATGTTTGTGCAGTATCCAGCCAGAGCTTCATCAATACTATTATCCACCACTTCATATACCAAGTGGTGAAGCCCCCGGTAATCCGTACTCCCGATATACATACTGGGGCGCTTGCGCACCGCCTCCAGCCCTTCTAAAACCTGTATCTTACCTGCATCATATTTCTTATCGCTCATCAATGTTCTCCGGAAAAATTATTCAAATTATACCCATTTCGGTTAGCCGGTCGGGTAGGTACCGCTGGGTCACGAAATCCAGGCCCTTGCCTGCAAAAGCCTGCTGTTCTGCCTTCTTGCCGATATCAAGCTGGAGTTTTATCTGGGTCTTCCAGTATTCGGAATCGAACCTTGGGTCTGACAGTTCGCTTCGCAGTGCCTTTATATCCTGTTCTGTAAGCTTGTCAGTGGACAGATCGTAATCAACTATGTCACTTGGCTGCACGCCTATGAACTGCGCTGCCGGAGCAGCCAGGTACTCGGACAGGTGTGCGCTCTTGATGGCACCGTATGCAACGCTGGCAAATATCCTGTAACTCCAGGGGTCGCCATCAGTGAATACCAGTACAGACAGGCCCAGTTCCTCACTAAGCCGTTTCAGGATGCGTCGTGTGCTTCGGGCAGGCTGCCCTTTAAGGTGCACCAGTACGGCATTATAATCTTCATCAAACCCGTTCTCGATAAGCCTGGCCATCATACCGCCGGTCTCAATGGCTACCACAAATTTGGCATCGTGGTCAAGGAACTCGATATTGTCAACATTGAAGGGTATCTGGTAGCCGCCCTCACCCACATCGTCCCGGCAGTGGATGATGCGCTCGCCCCGCTTTGTGGTCTCCTTGAGCCTGATAGACCCGAACATGGTGGCACCGTCCTCTTCGGGCCTCATGTGGAAATCCTCCCTCTGCATTGCGGTGATGATCTCCAAATCTTCTATCATGCGGTCGCTTTCCGGCTGTTCCCTGAACTTGGCTATGTCCCAGTTCTCTGAAATGTAATACAGCTCCCTCAGTGTAGAACCCCTGTTGTTCTCCAGGTGCTCTTTTATGAGCATCTCTGAAGTATAGGACATTTTCAATATCTGGTTTGCACCCTTGACTGTTTTGGCACTGCGCGTGCTTGTGCTGTTGCCGTACACCCAGACTTCGCTGTTATTATTATACTCGATGTTGGCCTTGGTACGTGTAGGCAGCACGATATTGGGTACTGCCTGGTCCTCAAACTGCTTGTAAAATGATCCCACTATACCCAGCAGGGCCTCCTTTGCCAGTTTATCCCGTTCCTCTCGCAGGTTATTCATCCACATATCCCCTTACGGCTTTGGCGCCGTTGACCATTCCTTCATCTACACCTTCCACGATAAGGTCTGGGAGTGAGGTGGCCTCTTCATCTGATACGAAAGGCATGTTGTACCTGATGTTCATGCTGCTTCCAGGTTTTACGTCAAGTCTCCAGATATGATCGCTATCATTACCCAGTGATATGACCTTTGGTTCAGGATCTGCATCCCTTACCGGATACTTGTGTGTATCGTGCAGTTTAAATGCCATTGAAGCGCTGCTGTAGTTCTTTACAGTGATATTCACCTGCACCCCGTCCCCGTTGTGTGAGATACTGCGATACACCAGCAGGTTGCCCATGACCTTTGCCACTACCGGGGTAATATCAGGGGTTGGCCTGTCTAGTATTGTGGATACCTTGTCAGCTATTCTGGGCAGTATTTTCTTTATGATCTCTTCTTTTTCCCTGCGCTTGGACAGATGCTGCTGTTTTGACAGGAAGGTCTTGAGCTTGCGGGCCACGTCCTTTAGTGCCAGTTCGACCTCGTTCATGATCTCTGGGACGTCTGCCACAGCATCCTTGCTCTCTGAAGTGAATGGTATATGAGTGGAGGCGACATGCACTACGAACACGGCAGGACCTGTGGGAAGACCGCCGCCGGGCTGGTTCAGGGAGTAGTTCTTCCACCTGATGTTCTCGACTGCATGGGTGATGGCACAGCCGCCCTGCTGGTAGAGCAGAGGCACCCGGTTGGCAAATCTTAATATGTGTACCCTGTCCTCTTTCCCAAGGCTGCCGCCATAGGAAATGCCTGCCTCTACCAGGAAGGGATGGCCTGTGTGCACCGACGCTGACCGGCTGACAGTAGCTATAAAATCCACGCTGAACTCTTTTTCAAGCCCCTTGTAGATGAGTGACTCGGTGATGGGGGACAGACAGTCAGTGGGTGGTGCCATGATCTTGACTTTCGTAAAGGCATCCAGGAGTTTTTTTGCATCTTCCAGTTCAATGGACCGGGGATCGGTTTCAGGGTCAAGATGGGCAGCTTTGCATATTTCCTCTGCGGTCAGGAGGCCGATCCGGGAAAAGCTGTATCTTAAAAATGGGGCGAGTTTCTGCCTGTCGGTGTAGCGCAGCATCTTGATAAGCGTGCCCAGTTCGATTCCCTCTGGGTGGGGCAGGATCTCCTTTGCCGGTTCGGGCAGGGTGTCCACTGCACGCTCGAATATGATCGTATTGCCGTCCGGTTCCACCAGGGTAAGCCTGGCATGGGTGTTGACGATGGCTGTACTTTTTAAATATTCCAGCACGCTCTGCCGTCGTCCCTTGACGTATGAAGCTTTCATCTCCATCTCAACACGGGTGCCTCTGGGTCTGTCCCAGTCCACAACTTTATCCTCAAGTATCTCTGGCTCGTTGGTGCTGGTATTTATGACAAGTTCATAATAATGGGCAGGTTTGTCCCGGTCTATCTTGGATATGATGCGTGTGGGCTTACCTGTGGTGAGCTGGCTGTACAGGACTGCGGCTGATATGCCTATACCCTGCTGTCCCCTGCTCTGCTTGATGGCATGGAAGCGGGAGCCGTACAGGAGCTTGGCAAATGTACTGGGTATTTGCTCCTTGACTATGCCAGGACCATTGTCCTCTATTATAATTGCAACATTATCGCCGCCAGCATCTTCTATGCTGACCATGATGTCAGGCAGTATCCCTGCTTCTTCGCATGCGTCAAGGGAATTGTCCACACCTTCCTTGACTGCGGTTAGCAGGCTGCGGGGTGCGGAATCAAAACCCAGTATCTGCCTGTTCTTTTCAAAAAATTCTGCGATACTTATGGCACGTTGTTTTTTTGCAAGCTCTTCAGCTATTGGTACTGCCACTAATTCATCCCCTCTGTAAATGAAAAATTGACATCCATCTTTAAATGACCTACAGTATGGCAGTTATTAAATATTAAATTATTTATTTATTATATTTTACTGAAAAACGATATGCATCAAAGTTCTGCGCCTACGACTGTCTGGGTGGCGGTGACGTTCTCGCTCTCACGTATTGTATCTACCAGTTTGTTCAATGTACTCAAGCCTTCTACTTCGCTGATGACTATAAAATCATATTCACCGAACACGTGGTATATTTCCTTGATGCCATTGACATTCATAAGTTGGTTGTATGCAGCCTTCTCCTGGCCTGGTACAACATTGACCATTATCACACCTATTACCATATATTGTCACCATCCTTTTTAGTTGGTATCGTCATGCGATTTTCTACTGATGACTAATAGTTTTAATGTGTTTTAAATGTATTGTTTAATGTGTGGAGAGGCTATTTTTTTACAGATTATCATCTGGAGATATCCCATTCCATTATTTATTGCAAGCTTGTATAGTCCCGTAATTATTTCGCATTGAACTCTTTTCAGGACTATACAGTGTTCAATTCCGGTGCTACAAAGCTTATAAGAAAAATCTGCTATACTATCTTATAGAGGACTATAGTAATTTATAAATATATTGGAAGAAAAAAATACAATCATGGTTACAACAATCCAAATAAAAGAAGATACCAAATCGACATTAACGCAAATGAAACTCTTTGAAAGAGAGACTTATAACGATGTTTTAGAGCGACTCATTGAGGACGTTCACGAACTCAATGATGAAACAAAAAAAGAGATTGAATCCGCAATAAATGAGATCAAGAGCGGCAAATACATTACACATGAAAAGCTTGCTGAAGAAATGGGATTCTGATGATATTTCAAATAATATGGTCAGAATCAGCAGCAAAGAAACTTAAAAAATTAGATAAAACCGTTGCAAAACGAATTTTCAAAAAAGTTTCAGAACTTAGCGAAAATCCATATCATTCTGACGTAACAAAAATGGTAGGAGATCCTTATTTTCGACTACGCATTGGTGATTATCGTTTCATTTTTAATATACAGAATGACATGCTTCGAATGCTTATTCTTAATGTAGGTCATCGAAAGAATGTCTATATAAAATAATTGAACCGTCACTTTTGTAAAAATGCGCACATGAATTTGGACTGCACAATTTAAATCTCCAATTCGTCTCCTTTTCCGTTGGATTTTGAATTACTGGACCGCCTCTTTGAGCTGAAGAACATCCGGTGGTCCGTATTTTGTGTATACAATCGCTTTCACTGGGGTATCCTTCCTTTTTGATTAATAATAATTATAATCGCGCGAGTACATTAATCAGTTTATCGCAGCCACCGTTTTTTATAAATTCCGTATGATCGTCTATTGTCTTAAAACACTGTCCACATATTTTATGACATAGAATTTCAGAATCGGTCGCACCATAGAATGCTTTTAATGTGTTTGTCGCGTTTGGATTAAGATTTGCGGATTTCTCAGGATGTTTTCTACACCAAGCGAGAGTGTTCATCCATATCGTAGCACTCAGCGCGCCACAAGCATTACCGCTCAAACCAAGACCTCCGGCAAATCCGGCAACCATAACCATTTCTTCATCACTAGCTCCCATTTTTTTGGCGACTTCAGAAGCGCAACTTATAGGCAGTTGAGGTAGATCAGTTTGTTCGTTGGATAATCCTTCAGTTGCTGATTGGATCGCTTCCGGAGTCCTTTTTCCGAGACCGTTACAATTTGTGTTGGTGAATCTAATTAAACCACAGATAAACACAGATGAACACAGATTTTCAGGCAGCGTATCCGCGTTCATCTGCGGTTAGTTTGATAATACTAACATTTAATGTAACGGTCTCATTTTTCCGCAAGTTTAAAGCAGGATATAAATCTACCAGATAAAAAGTATTTCACCAGACTAAATTTGCTTGAAAAATCACAACCAGTTATGTCCGAACAGTTGACGCTTTTTGCCCTATTTGAAAATGATTCCATAAGGTGCCACGTTGCCGTTATGGCAATACCGATGGCTTGACCGCGGTCATTGCTCCTACGAAAGGATTCCGCTCCTACAGCCAATGCAGACCCCCCAAAGCATTCCGCATTGATATCCTTCTTTCATTAATCCACCCGCTAATGGGTCCGCAGCACGCTCCTCAGTTTCTAGTGGATAACCGAATTCGCGGTTTAATATATAAAAGAATGTGCGAGAGCAAGTACCTAATTTTCGAAATACTTTTTTGGTGTCTTGTTGAGCGGTCTTTTTGTTTGAATTCATTTTTTTCACCATTTCTTTTTATTATGTTCCAAAGTTATGACTACATTTCCCTTTTTGTGTCCTTTTTCGACATACCTGTGAGCCTCAGCAGTCTGTTCCAGCGGATAGCATCGATCTATGACCGATATTATCTTCCCCGCCTCAACAAGCTCTTTGAGGAAAATTAGATCTTCAGACTTTTCGCTTGCCAACGCACATATTACTTTCTTGCTGCCTATAATCGAAGTCCCTAACATTTGAATAAGTTTTCTCATCTTAAAGCTGGCTAAAAGATAACGTCCGTTCTGCGTTAGCGAGCCTTTACAACGTGAGAATGAACTCCTGCCTAATATGTCAAAAATTAGATTATATTTCTCACCGTTCTTGGTAAAATCCTCCTTGGTATAATCGATTACTTTATCAGCTCCCAGAGATTTCACCAATTCTAATCTCGGGGTACTGCATACCCCGGTAACTTCTGCTCCATAATACTTGGCAAGCTGCACTGCGAGTGACCCTATCCCTCCGGAAGCTCCATTGATAAGGACCTTTTGTCCGCTCTGAATATTTACTTTTCTAAGGAGGCTTAACGCCATTATTCCCCCGTAAGGAACGCAAGCGGCTTCCTCATAGGTCATATTGGCCGGTTTGATCCCCACCATCCCATCTTCAGGCATACATAGATACTCGGCATTGGCACCCATGCTCATACCACGATATGCAAAAACTTGGTCTCCTCTCCGAAATTTTTTTACACCTTTGCCTATCGCTTCAATTTCCCCGGCTAACTCGCTCCCC
It encodes:
- a CDS encoding DNA topoisomerase VI subunit B: MAVPIAEELAKKQRAISIAEFFEKNRQILGFDSAPRSLLTAVKEGVDNSLDACEEAGILPDIMVSIEDAGGDNVAIIIEDNGPGIVKEQIPSTFAKLLYGSRFHAIKQSRGQQGIGISAAVLYSQLTTGKPTRIISKIDRDKPAHYYELVINTSTNEPEILEDKVVDWDRPRGTRVEMEMKASYVKGRRQSVLEYLKSTAIVNTHARLTLVEPDGNTIIFERAVDTLPEPAKEILPHPEGIELGTLIKMLRYTDRQKLAPFLRYSFSRIGLLTAEEICKAAHLDPETDPRSIELEDAKKLLDAFTKVKIMAPPTDCLSPITESLIYKGLEKEFSVDFIATVSRSASVHTGHPFLVEAGISYGGSLGKEDRVHILRFANRVPLLYQQGGCAITHAVENIRWKNYSLNQPGGGLPTGPAVFVVHVASTHIPFTSESKDAVADVPEIMNEVELALKDVARKLKTFLSKQQHLSKRREKEEIIKKILPRIADKVSTILDRPTPDITPVVAKVMGNLLVYRSISHNGDGVQVNITVKNYSSASMAFKLHDTHKYPVRDADPEPKVISLGNDSDHIWRLDVKPGSSMNIRYNMPFVSDEEATSLPDLIVEGVDEGMVNGAKAVRGYVDE
- a CDS encoding type II toxin-antitoxin system RelE/ParE family toxin; translated protein: MIFQIIWSESAAKKLKKLDKTVAKRIFKKVSELSENPYHSDVTKMVGDPYFRLRIGDYRFIFNIQNDMLRMLILNVGHRKNVYIK
- a CDS encoding DNA topoisomerase IV subunit A encodes the protein MWMNNLREERDKLAKEALLGIVGSFYKQFEDQAVPNIVLPTRTKANIEYNNNSEVWVYGNSTSTRSAKTVKGANQILKMSYTSEMLIKEHLENNRGSTLRELYYISENWDIAKFREQPESDRMIEDLEIITAMQREDFHMRPEEDGATMFGSIRLKETTKRGERIIHCRDDVGEGGYQIPFNVDNIEFLDHDAKFVVAIETGGMMARLIENGFDEDYNAVLVHLKGQPARSTRRILKRLSEELGLSVLVFTDGDPWSYRIFASVAYGAIKSAHLSEYLAAPAAQFIGVQPSDIVDYDLSTDKLTEQDIKALRSELSDPRFDSEYWKTQIKLQLDIGKKAEQQAFAGKGLDFVTQRYLPDRLTEMGII
- a CDS encoding NAD(P)-dependent alcohol dehydrogenase, with the translated sequence MKAIVYTKYGSPDVLQLKEVEKPTPKDNEILISVYATPVNYGDITARNFSNISPSEFNMPMLLWLPARMSFGLRKPKNPILGSELAGEIEAIGKGVKKFRRGDQVFAYRGMSMGANAEYLCMPEDGMVGIKPANMTYEEAACVPYGGIMALSLLRKVNIQSGQKVLINGASGGIGSLAVQLAKYYGAEVTGVCSTPRLELVKSLGADKVIDYTKEDFTKNGEKYNLIFDILGRSSFSRCKGSLTQNGRYLLASFKMRKLIQMLGTSIIGSKKVICALASEKSEDLIFLKELVEAGKIISVIDRCYPLEQTAEAHRYVEKGHKKGNVVITLEHNKKKW
- a CDS encoding C_GCAxxG_C_C family protein, giving the protein MNADTLPENLCSSVFICGLIRFTNTNCNGLGKRTPEAIQSATEGLSNEQTDLPQLPISCASEVAKKMGASDEEMVMVAGFAGGLGLSGNACGALSATIWMNTLAWCRKHPEKSANLNPNATNTLKAFYGATDSEILCHKICGQCFKTIDDHTEFIKNGGCDKLINVLARL
- a CDS encoding Lrp/AsnC family transcriptional regulator, producing MVIGVIMVNVVPGQEKAAYNQLMNVNGIKEIYHVFGEYDFIVISEVEGLSTLNKLVDTIRESENVTATQTVVGAEL